GTCCCTGAGACTAATTCTTTTATACGGATCTTGAATTTAATCCTTCCTTTGGTCTGGAGGGGGGAAATTCCCTGGGATAACACGTGAttctcacaaaaaaaacaagacattaTACTATATCTATCCTGAAACTGTCTAGAACATCAATGCTTCTTAATAATCTggatgtgatgatattaaaagatttttaaaaaattattacaatatgttttcaaaattaaaaaaaaaaaaacagaataagaAACCATCGACAAATGGTTTCACCAAGAATTACTACCGTTTTTCACTCTCCAGGACACCAAATGGTGGTCAAAAATGGATAGTAAAATATAACTAACGTGTCGTAGTTAATCACTTACATCCCCAACATCTTCCACACTGTACAGACTCAAAATCCATCAGATCGTACACAGCACATTCAGGGACAGCCGACAACAAACAAACCCAAAAAGAGGGATGCTCTCTTGcttatcaccaccaccaccaccaccttaaCCAGCGTCTAATAAAACTGCCACGGCATCctccgccccccccccccccccctctaaTGGGTAGCGCAGAAGAAGCCAACAAACCTACTTCACCCTATGATTCCTCTTCGCCATCCCAACCTCTGCTCTTCAAACCTCCTTCAACTGAAGAGCCAAACCAACCTGACCAACCTGAATCTGACCCTACTCAGTACCTCCAGATCTCTTACAATTATGGTCCTAGACCGTTCAAGGACCTTCCTTTTCTAAtcctttttgttcttgttgttctATGTACTTTTGGGTTTGGTATCTTCTGTGTTTTTCACAAGAATCCCAATTACTCTAATCTATCTTCATATAAATATGACTTGAATTCTACTTCTTGTGTAAAAGGTTCGAACTTTAATGGGTTTTATGAgtcaagatttgatttttatgttttgagttCATCAGGTTCAGGTTTTTTGAAGTCTTTGATATGGACCCTTGTAGTTACTTTGATTTTGAGTGTGcccatttgttttcttctgcTACTTTTGCTTAAACATTACACTAAACAAATTGTCTATGTGTCACTTCCGTTCTTTATTGTTATACCTATCTTCTTTAACGTGTACTGGTTTGTTGCTTGTACGGTTAGTTCTTCTTGTACTGATGCATTCCCTCTAGTCTATaggattttggtttttgtttttgtgttcttGATTATTGGGATCATTGTGTGGATTTTTGTGGCTAATTGGCATAGAATTGAGTTAACAGTCATGATAATTGGAGTTGCCTCTGATGCTTTGTCAAAGAATCTGGGTTTGTTTGTGGTGATCCCATTGTTAACACTTGGATTAGTGGCGTATTATGTGCCTATCGTGGTATTTTTAGTGTTTGGGAGATTGAATGGGAAAATTGTGCCTAAGGAATCAAATGGAGAATATAGGTGTGCTTGGAAGCAAGATAGTTGGGTGCCAGCGTACTACACTCTGGCAATTCTTACAATGTTGTGGTCTTTGACTGTGTTGGTTGAAGCTCAGGTTTATGTCATAAGTGGAACTATTGCACAGTGGTACTTCACAGGGGAGGACTCGAAACCTAGAAGGAGTATAAGAAGTTCTTTGAGGTGATCTCTTGCTGCTAATTCTTTGTTTCACATATTAGATGCACATTGcatgtgtttttgaattgttatttgtaTATCATATGGTTTACTTGATTTGCATTCTGAATGTTAGGACGACTCTGGGACATGCTTATAGGTTATTATTTTTGGAACATGATTCTTATGTTGAATAGTCTCTCTTACGAGTTCTTAATGAGCGAGGCACCTGttaatgatggtttttttaatagagatCGGTTAATAATTAGGAAGCCcaagaaaatggaagaaaataatGAGCGACTCTTCTGCAGAGGCAAGCATGACACAAGAACAGTccaaaattaactaattttttggtcattttatatgatttgtGTGCATGcccattttatttaaatcaccTGTTACTTTGGATCAAGCTGAACTTAgttcttgaactttttttttttgtttgtttgagtACTTGGAACaattttttggaagaaaaaagtaGGCTCTTCCATTAATTTTGACTGTTGATAATATTCTAGAAACACGACGGTGGGGTAAAAACACGTGATTTGAAAATAGAAGGGAAAAAACTAATGGAGGGGGATGTCTTGATGATTGATCCTACTCCTAGCTATCTTGAAGCTTTTCTTTTGCTGGCTGGAATTCAGATACACCTAAATTGTGGATGTACCTTCAACTAGATAAAGATTTCACATTAATCAATCTCTCTAATCATTGGCAACATCCTTTTATTGTCCTCAATACCAGTATCTCAAGGCACATTTCCTAACCTGCTCAGAACTAGGTATTTATGATTGTAATCATGACATGATTATCTTTTTGAcctttgtgttttaaaattttgcagAAATGCCTTTGGTCCTTCCTCTGGCACTGTATGTTTATCTGGATTGCTTATTTGTGTTGTTCGCTTTGTGCGTGCTGTGGTCGATAGTGCAAGACAGGAGGATATTCCTGGGATGGTGAACTTTGTCTTGCGGTGTTGTGTCAACGCATTACTTTCAGCAGTAGATTTTCTTAATAAGTTCACAATCAACTTTGCAGCCATTACCGGTGAAGCCTACTGCACCTCTGCGAGGATGACATATGAGCTGTTAAAACGTAATCTGCTCTCTGCTGTTTTTGTTGAGACTGTTTCCACTCGTTTGTTGGCTGGAATTGCGTTCATACTTTCATCAATATATGCAATTGTGGTGAGTAGTTATTCTAAGTTCTGTCACCTTTTTATTACTAGATTGCTAGTTGATGGTGATTTACTACATGTGGTTTCTGCGTAAATGTCCATACTAGTAATTTACTATTAGCTTGGATGttgatattttagttttagatgACGTAATCTAATAGTCTAATGCGaatctttttcttgattctaTATCTGTAAACAGGTCTGTGCTATCCTGAAAGGTGCAAGCAATATTGGGTTTTATTCATATGTTGTAGCTGTTCTTGCATGGGTGCTACTGATTATCGTGCTGGGTTCCTTTGTTCATGTTCTGGACAATGTGATCGAAACCGTTTACATATGCTATGCTGTAGATAGGGACAGAGGGGAGGTTTACAAACCAGAGGTTCATGAGGTTTATGCTCTCCTAACTAGTAGTAGAAATCATAGATCACCTACGGCTCCCACTGCTCCTCTTGTATAATCAAAATATCATTGTCTAAATTTTGTATTGTCGTTGGCTATATAAATTTTGTATTATAGCTGTTAGTTGGCAGATTGAGCATAACTTGCATTGGTTATGAACTTTATTTAATAAAGAGCAGGATTTTCAGGCAACTCAACGTGCTGTGATGGTAATATGCCTAATGACATGGTCTTAATGTGGTTTacttaaacatgttttagtggtgtatttcattttcattttaactGGGGTATGATCTCTTGAGATGTATTCGCAGATGCTTTCAGATTGTATGCCCTCGATCTAGTTGTATTGTACGGAAGGCCATCGGTAGCCATGGTTTCATCTGTGTGGGACTCGTGCCTTGCATTTGTTTAATTCGTCTTTTCCCCTGTATGTTCTAACAATCAGAGACTTCAGGTTTCTAGACCATAGTTATGACATCCAATCGAAGAATGGCTCTAGCTTGTTGGTTAGTCAGGTTAGCTTGTTGAAGAGTCAATCTAATTTatgatttacataaaaaaaaacaaaaagaacattATTTtcgttaaaaaaatgatttgattgtTTGCTATTCGGTGTGCTCATgctttttagaaaattaaattaaaattttttgtttaaatgttttgatggttttagattatgttgaaaataaattttaaaaaataaaaaaatatatattattttaatatattttaaaataaaaaatattttaaaaaacaaccaatacaacaatattaaatattattttaattaacatgtcAAAGAACTTATTCAtgtttatcaagaaaacatataGTTCAACCAGGTCTTTGCTAACCCTATTTCATATGGGCAGTTTTTGCACTCCAATAGAAAATAACATGCTACTTTAGTGTTGATTTGCTGGTTTGATAGGTcttaacttataatttttaagtattttttaaattatttttgctcAAACTTCAaaggaatattttattttaaatattttatttataatttttatgtgttggtataaaaaatataaaaaaattatctctatatatttttaattaaaaaatatttttaaaaaatattatgataaaatcataaacaaaaataacacgGTTTATGttcctttaattattaaaatgatcttTTGGGCCTCTGTAAATGGGCTAAATCTAAGTGAGAGTTTTGAGTCTTGACCCATCATGTGCAGAATTGGGCCCTGGACCTATAAATCCACATTCCTTCTTCTCTTAGACAAAGGCATCAGGCAAATTTAAAGTACCCACCCAGCAAAGCAGGCTGTTGAGTTTTGagcaagcaagaaagaaaataagaaacatcaacaaaaagaaaagctctttcttcttatttttcttctcgcGCAAGCACAGCACAGACTAACAGCAACAATGGTTCTCGAGGTAAGTAATTGATTGAAACCCGAAAAACAATAACTTAATTATGAATCTAAATCTCGTTTAACGTTTGTTTTGACGTTGTTTAGGCGACTATGATATGCGTCGACAACTCAGAATGGATGCGAAACGGCGATTACTCTCCTTCTCGTTTTCAAGCTCAAGCTGATGCTGTTAATCTCTTATGCGGCGCTAAAACCCAAGTAATTTCActctctttttctcctttttggtttttgttcgATAAgtctggttttgattttttggggTAATTGTAGTCGAATCCAGAGAATACAGTGGGGATATTAACAATGGCAGGCAAACAAGTTCGGGTTTTGACTACTCTTACTAGTGATCTTGGCAAGATTTTGTCTTGTATGCACGGTGCGTTTATTTTATACCATGCCCTTTCAtgcttcaattattatttttttaattaattaatgtgttagttttgtttttgatcttgaatttattggtgggttttgtttttttttcttatatataatttaggCTGTTTTATGGTTACTGGTTATTATCAAGTTTGAGTATTTATGTATGTACTGTGAATGGCAAAGGTCACTACTCTACAACTGAGCTTTGTTAGAGTGTTTTATGGTTACTGGAGATGATTgaattcagatttttatgtattGTGAAGGAAGAAGTTCAAACTTTATAGCTAATGTGATAAATTGCCGCAGTTATAACCATTTATAGGCGAAAAAGAATAGCAAAGCTTGTTTCTGAATGTGAGCAATACAATGCAATCTGAAATACCCTAAACCAACTCTAAGTTTTCAGTTAAATTCACAAGcactttcttgcttttttttcaaattatttgatattaaagtCTATCAGTTAATTTCTTTGTTATGTAGATCTAGAAGTGGGTGGTGAGATGAATCTATCAGCTGGAATTCAGGTTGCACAACTAGCTCTCAAGCATcgtcaaaacaaaaatcagcAGCAAAGAATAATAGTTTTTGCTGGAAGGTAAGCTTGTTTGTTGGTTTACTGCGACTAgcttgttcttttttgtttttgatctaAGTTTGTCTTTTTTTGCTAAATGTTTTTTCAGTCCTATCCAATATGATAAGAAGATGTTGGAGACCAtaggaaagaaattaaaaaagaacaatgtATCTCTAGATATTGTTGATTTTGGAGAAGACAAGGAGGGGAAGCTGGAGAAGTTGGAGGCCCTCTTTGCTGCTGTCAATAGCAATGAGAGTAGCCATATAGTTCACATTCCTCCTGGTGGAGTTGCTATTTCTGATGCTCTTATGAGGTGTGATACTCTATCTTCCTTTGTTTCACTAGTTGAGGCTGCAGCTATCAGTGTGCAAATTAATGGTTATTTCTTTATGAGAATGGTTTCAAATATGCTGATTTGAAAGAgtgatttttgttaaaatagaGTTGATACGTGTTGTAATTGTGGATTTGATTTGGAGAGCTGAAGTAATTCACGTGTAATTGAAGAGCTCctcacattgttttttcttgtgatAATAAGCAACTGAATCGTATACAATCACTATCGGATATTTCTTGTCTCATAATGAAATGTAAGATATTGGatcaatcaataatattttacctcATTTGTGATGTTGTTCAagtgatttgaattttttattacgTTGGCAGTACACCTGTATTCACTGGAGATGGGGAAGGAGGGAGTGGCTTTGCTGTGGCGGCTGCAGCAGCTGGTGGTGGCGACTTTGATTTTGGCGTAGATCCTAATTTAGATCCAGAGCTGGCTCTTGCCCTTAGAGTTTCTATGGAAGAGGAAAGAGCTAGGCAAGAAGCTGCTGCAAAAAGGGCTGCTGATGAAGCTGCTAGAcaagaaaagggagaagaaCCACCATCCAATTCACAGGATGCAACAATGGTTGACAAGGCTGCCGAAGCAACCAACAATGCTTCTGAACCAATGGTTGGTTTCATTTTGACTCTTACCTGTTTGTGTCTGTGGGTCAATACTTCTGCTGGACAAAGCTTGCTTTCTGTTTGGGTGCGTCTTTCTGATTTCTTGAA
The DNA window shown above is from Populus trichocarpa isolate Nisqually-1 chromosome 4, P.trichocarpa_v4.1, whole genome shotgun sequence and carries:
- the LOC7470391 gene encoding uncharacterized protein LOC7470391, with translation MGSAEEANKPTSPYDSSSPSQPLLFKPPSTEEPNQPDQPESDPTQYLQISYNYGPRPFKDLPFLILFVLVVLCTFGFGIFCVFHKNPNYSNLSSYKYDLNSTSCVKGSNFNGFYESRFDFYVLSSSGSGFLKSLIWTLVVTLILSVPICFLLLLLLKHYTKQIVYVSLPFFIVIPIFFNVYWFVACTVSSSCTDAFPLVYRILVFVFVFLIIGIIVWIFVANWHRIELTVMIIGVASDALSKNLGLFVVIPLLTLGLVAYYVPIVVFLVFGRLNGKIVPKESNGEYRCAWKQDSWVPAYYTLAILTMLWSLTVLVEAQVYVISGTIAQWYFTGEDSKPRRSIRSSLRNAFGPSSGTVCLSGLLICVVRFVRAVVDSARQEDIPGMVNFVLRCCVNALLSAVDFLNKFTINFAAITGEAYCTSARMTYELLKRNLLSAVFVETVSTRLLAGIAFILSSIYAIVVCAILKGASNIGFYSYVVAVLAWVLLIIVLGSFVHVLDNVIETVYICYAVDRDRGEVYKPEVHEVYALLTSSRNHRSPTAPTAPLV
- the LOC7470392 gene encoding 26S proteasome non-ATPase regulatory subunit 4 homolog isoform X1 → MVLEATMICVDNSEWMRNGDYSPSRFQAQADAVNLLCGAKTQSNPENTVGILTMAGKQVRVLTTLTSDLGKILSCMHDLEVGGEMNLSAGIQVAQLALKHRQNKNQQQRIIVFAGSPIQYDKKMLETIGKKLKKNNVSLDIVDFGEDKEGKLEKLEALFAAVNSNESSHIVHIPPGGVAISDALMSTPVFTGDGEGGSGFAVAAAAAGGGDFDFGVDPNLDPELALALRVSMEEERARQEAAAKRAADEAARQEKGEEPPSNSQDATMVDKAAEATNNASEPMDEVNALLQHAITLSMENSGSDPSVRDSEMAEATNEDQDLAVALQISIQETAKDSSSQSDMSKALEDQSFMSSVVASLPGVDPNDPSVKELLASLQGQSEQSEQKKNEDNPPSDGK
- the LOC7470392 gene encoding 26S proteasome non-ATPase regulatory subunit 4 homolog isoform X2; this encodes MVLEATMICVDNSEWMRNGDYSPSRFQAQADAVNLLCGAKTQSNPENTVGILTMAGKQVRVLTTLTSDLGKILSCMHDLEVGGEMNLSAGIQVAQLALKHRQNKNQQQRIIVFAGSPIQYDKKMLETIGKKLKKNNVSLDIVDFGEDKEGKLEKLEALFAAVNSNESSHIVHIPPGGVAISDALMSTPVFTGDGEGGSGFAVAAAAAGGGDFDFGVDPNLDPELALALRVSMEEERARQEAAAKRAADEAARQEKGEEPPSNSQDATMVDKAAEATNNASEPMDEVNALLQHAITLSMENSGSDPSVRDSEMAEATNEDQDLAVALQISIQETAKDSSSQSDMSKALEDQSFMSSVVASLPGVDPNDPSVKELLASLQGQSESEQKKNEDNPPSDGK